Proteins from a single region of Nocardiopsis dassonvillei subsp. dassonvillei DSM 43111:
- a CDS encoding response regulator transcription factor, translating to MCAHVLVAEDDVNQADLIRRYLEHEGHFVRVVHDGRAAVAAHHRDRPDLVVLDVMMPVMSGLDACRALRAESDVAVLMLTARSTEEDLLTGLDLGADDYVTKPYSPRELMARVRTLLRRSRRDPDDADRVLRAGPVAVDPSRHAVRVDGVPVTCTPAEFQLLAALAAQPGRVLTRAQLLEHIHGMSRFITERTIDVHVKNLRRKLEPDPRRPVRLVTVYGVGYKLVGKTDDRSA from the coding sequence GTGTGCGCGCATGTGCTGGTCGCCGAGGACGACGTCAACCAGGCCGACCTGATCCGGCGCTACCTGGAGCACGAGGGGCACTTCGTCCGCGTCGTGCACGACGGGCGCGCGGCGGTCGCGGCGCACCACCGGGACCGCCCCGACCTGGTCGTCCTCGACGTGATGATGCCGGTCATGAGCGGACTCGACGCGTGCCGGGCCCTGCGGGCGGAGTCCGACGTGGCGGTGCTGATGCTCACCGCCCGCTCCACCGAGGAGGACCTGCTCACCGGGCTCGACCTGGGCGCGGACGACTACGTCACCAAGCCCTACAGTCCGCGTGAGCTGATGGCGCGGGTGCGCACGCTGCTGCGCCGCTCGCGCAGGGATCCCGACGACGCGGACCGGGTGCTGCGCGCGGGTCCGGTCGCGGTGGACCCGTCGCGCCACGCGGTGCGGGTGGACGGGGTCCCGGTCACGTGCACGCCAGCCGAGTTCCAACTGCTCGCCGCGCTCGCCGCCCAGCCGGGCCGGGTCCTGACGCGCGCCCAGCTGTTGGAGCACATCCACGGCATGAGCCGGTTCATCACCGAGCGCACCATCGACGTACACGTGAAGAACCTGCGCCGGAAGCTGGAGCCGGACCCGCGCAGGCCGGTGCGGCTGGTCACCGTGTACGGCGTGGGCTACAAGCTCGTCGGGAAGACCGATGACCGGTCGGCGTAG
- a CDS encoding chromosomal replication initiator protein DnaA, translating to MRLKHHLIVAGFAAAALFGGSPAWADDAVYPTATPDYPTAVPESEYPTAIPDSAECPVDPTAIPEYPTEVPDYPTEVPEYPTEVPDYPTEVPEYPTEDPGYPIEVPEYPSEDPGYPTEDPGYPIEVPEYPSEDPGYPTEDPGYPIEVPEYPSEDPGYPTEDPGYPIEVPEYPSEDPGYPTENPEYPTSTSDYPTAIPDSAECPVDPTATPDYPTATSDPVRPEEEPAYPTYIG from the coding sequence ATGCGTCTGAAGCACCACCTGATCGTCGCTGGTTTCGCGGCCGCCGCCCTGTTCGGCGGATCCCCCGCCTGGGCCGACGACGCGGTCTACCCCACCGCGACCCCCGACTACCCCACCGCGGTTCCCGAGTCCGAGTACCCCACTGCGATTCCCGACTCGGCTGAGTGCCCGGTGGACCCCACCGCGATTCCCGAGTACCCGACCGAGGTCCCCGACTATCCGACCGAGGTCCCCGAGTACCCGACCGAGGTCCCCGACTATCCGACCGAGGTCCCCGAGTACCCGACCGAGGACCCCGGTTACCCGATCGAGGTTCCCGAGTACCCCTCTGAGGACCCCGGCTACCCGACCGAGGACCCCGGTTACCCGATCGAGGTTCCCGAGTACCCCTCTGAGGACCCCGGCTACCCGACCGAGGACCCCGGTTACCCGATCGAGGTTCCCGAGTACCCCTCTGAGGACCCCGGCTACCCGACCGAGGACCCCGGTTACCCGATCGAGGTTCCCGAGTACCCCTCTGAGGACCCCGGCTACCCCACCGAGAACCCCGAGTACCCCACCTCTACCTCCGACTACCCCACTGCGATTCCCGACTCGGCCGAGTGCCCGGTGGACCCCACCGCGACCCCCGACTACCCCACCGCGACCTCCGACCCGGTTCGGCCGGAGGAGGAGCCCGCGTACCCGACCTACATCGGCTGA
- a CDS encoding FAD-dependent oxidoreductase, which produces MTDLPQRCDAVVVGAGMAGLAAAADLAAAGLDVTVVEAGESVGGRVRSDVRDGYVLDRGFQILNTAYPAVRRRLDLDALRLRSFPKGMAVRTDRGLLRLHPSPSGALSSLSLLSGSLVRPSDLFRLLRAVAADALEPADRIKARPETDTLTALRRLGLGKRAVNTLVRPFLTGVFLDESLGTSSRVNDLVWRSFARGRLAVPEAGIQAVSDQLAARAGSARFLLGTPAHEVAPGLVRTEAGTVHARAVVVAVGPGAVSKLLPSLPAPVLNPATTYYHSRPAGPDDDPLLHVDGRSRRSGTRLSSVMVLTATAPSYAPPGRALIASSTVGPHQPPEAEVRAEAAGILGTRDGDWEHLETVHVPDALPAAPPPLGDLRRPVRLEEGLYVAGDHRDTPSLQGALVSGGRAAAAVLADLAGR; this is translated from the coding sequence ATGACTGATCTGCCGCAGCGCTGCGACGCCGTGGTCGTGGGGGCGGGCATGGCCGGACTGGCCGCCGCCGCCGACCTGGCCGCCGCCGGGCTCGACGTGACCGTCGTGGAGGCCGGGGAGTCCGTGGGGGGACGCGTCCGCAGCGACGTGCGGGACGGCTATGTGCTCGACCGCGGCTTCCAGATCCTCAACACCGCCTACCCGGCCGTGCGCCGCCGCCTGGACCTGGACGCCCTGCGACTGCGGTCCTTCCCCAAGGGGATGGCCGTGCGCACCGACCGGGGGCTGCTGCGGCTGCACCCGTCGCCCTCCGGGGCGTTGTCGTCGCTGTCCCTGCTGTCCGGATCGCTCGTCCGCCCCTCCGACCTCTTCCGCCTGCTGCGCGCCGTGGCCGCGGACGCCCTCGAACCGGCCGACCGGATCAAGGCCCGGCCCGAGACCGACACCCTCACCGCGCTGCGCCGCCTCGGCCTGGGCAAACGGGCCGTGAACACCCTGGTGCGCCCCTTCCTGACCGGCGTCTTCCTGGACGAGTCCCTGGGCACGTCCAGCAGGGTCAACGACCTGGTCTGGCGCAGCTTCGCGCGGGGGCGGCTGGCCGTTCCGGAGGCGGGGATCCAGGCCGTCTCCGACCAGCTCGCGGCGCGCGCCGGAAGCGCGCGGTTCCTTCTGGGGACGCCCGCGCACGAGGTGGCGCCGGGGCTGGTGCGCACCGAGGCGGGCACCGTCCACGCCCGCGCCGTCGTGGTCGCGGTCGGTCCGGGAGCGGTGTCCAAGCTCCTGCCCTCGCTGCCCGCGCCGGTGCTCAACCCCGCCACCACCTACTACCACTCCCGTCCCGCCGGACCCGACGACGACCCGCTCCTGCACGTGGACGGGCGCTCCCGGCGCAGCGGGACCAGGCTGAGCAGCGTCATGGTGCTGACGGCCACCGCCCCGTCCTACGCCCCGCCCGGCCGGGCGCTGATCGCCTCCTCCACGGTGGGACCCCACCAGCCCCCGGAGGCCGAGGTGCGGGCGGAGGCCGCCGGGATCCTGGGCACGCGAGACGGGGACTGGGAACACCTGGAGACGGTGCACGTGCCCGACGCCCTGCCCGCGGCGCCGCCGCCCCTGGGCGACCTGCGCCGTCCGGTCCGCCTGGAGGAGGGCCTCTACGTCGCGGGCGACCACCGCGACACGCCCTCGCTCCAGGGCGCCCTGGTCAGCGGGGGGCGGGCCGCCGCCGCGGTCCTGGCCGACCTCGCCGGGCGGTGA
- a CDS encoding L,D-transpeptidase, with protein MENATVVGDGIDIHAEPGGGEMLHTLASPNDFGVERAFLVERDEVSLVTTEYRMEVDTGDFAFTVFDGGEEVRTGVNGAGEGETPTPEGHYYFPELLQPPDPEGPYGVYAFGLSGFSETLETFAGRPGQRHQRRGRPGPPGQPRACPVSNEDITWMAENPPIGTPVEISG; from the coding sequence GTGGAGAACGCGACGGTCGTCGGCGACGGGATCGACATCCACGCCGAGCCCGGCGGCGGGGAGATGTTGCACACCCTCGCGAGTCCGAACGACTTCGGGGTGGAACGCGCGTTCCTGGTCGAGCGCGACGAGGTGTCGCTGGTCACCACGGAGTACCGCATGGAGGTCGACACCGGCGACTTCGCGTTCACCGTCTTCGACGGGGGCGAGGAGGTGCGTACCGGAGTGAACGGCGCGGGAGAGGGCGAAACCCCCACCCCCGAGGGCCATTACTATTTTCCCGAGCTGCTCCAGCCACCGGATCCGGAGGGACCCTACGGGGTCTACGCCTTCGGCCTGAGCGGGTTCTCCGAGACGTTGGAGACGTTCGCGGGCAGGCCCGGCCAGCGGCACCAACGACGAGGACGCCCTGGGCCGCCAGGTCAGCCACGGGCGTGTCCGGTCTCCAACGAGGACATCACCTGGATGGCCGAGAACCCGCCGATCGGCACCCCGGTCGAGATCTCCGGCTGA
- a CDS encoding L,D-transpeptidase produces the protein MPVSPTRALTSLAAAAALVALTACSSATADEPASEEEPVDAAGNGVEGVEIATVVGDGIDVHAEPGGEEVLHTLASPNDFGVERAFLVERNEGEWLQVLLPVRPNGSTGWVRSDEVWLTSTEYRVEVDTGDFAFTVFDGDEEVRTGVIGTGEGETPTPEGRYYFTELLQPPDPEGPYGVYAFGLSGFSETLETFAGGPGQLAVHGTNDEDALGREISHGCVRVSNEDITWMAENLPIGTPVEISG, from the coding sequence ATGCCCGTAAGCCCCACCCGGGCTCTGACGTCCCTCGCGGCCGCCGCTGCCCTGGTAGCGCTCACGGCCTGCTCGTCCGCCACGGCCGACGAACCGGCGTCGGAGGAAGAGCCCGTCGACGCCGCGGGCAACGGCGTCGAGGGCGTGGAGATCGCGACGGTCGTCGGCGACGGGATCGACGTCCACGCCGAGCCCGGCGGCGAGGAGGTGCTGCACACCCTCGCGAGTCCGAACGACTTCGGGGTGGAGCGCGCTTTCCTCGTCGAGCGCAACGAGGGCGAGTGGCTCCAGGTCCTGCTGCCGGTCCGACCGAACGGCAGCACGGGCTGGGTGAGGAGCGACGAGGTGTGGTTGACCTCAACGGAGTACCGCGTGGAGGTCGACACCGGCGACTTCGCGTTCACCGTCTTCGACGGGGACGAGGAGGTGCGCACCGGAGTGATCGGCACGGGGGAGGGCGAGACCCCCACCCCCGAGGGCCGCTACTACTTCACCGAGCTGCTCCAGCCACCGGACCCGGAGGGGCCCTACGGGGTCTACGCCTTCGGCCTGAGCGGGTTCTCCGAGACGTTGGAGACGTTCGCCGGCGGGCCCGGCCAGCTCGCCGTGCACGGCACCAACGACGAGGACGCCCTGGGACGCGAGATCAGCCACGGGTGCGTCCGGGTCTCCAACGAGGACATCACCTGGATGGCCGAGAACCTGCCGATCGGCACCCCGGTCGAGATCTCCGGCTGA
- a CDS encoding FAD-binding oxidoreductase, translated as MSHSHGIPPLTTVKPSDKRYPALDRGFNQRWIARPDYVRLVATPEGAARALSEAVNRTTADLDRTRITVRSGGHCYEDFVCGDDVRVILDVSPMCGIGYDPGLEAYCVEAGATNWHAYSHLYPLSGKALPGGSCYSVGMGGHITGGGYGLLSRQYGLTVDYLYAVEVAVVRPDRSVELVLATRDDPDPDRRELLWAHTGGGGGNFGIVTRFWFRDLPEPPSNVLLSGLSWKWSDFTKDDFAALVTAYGEYFRDHQDPDEASGRLFALLKLNHVSNGEIGLVAQVDADDPEGGRAMEEFLDAVDGRIAPKSGQMTTPMGEHPAVQGMQTPRRLPWLTATQVLNGSGENQCGKYKSAYLRKPFSPAQIEAMWAYLGKEHYTDYVNKEALIQVDSYGGAVNQPPADTAVPQRDSVLKVQYQVYWKRTEPESAVAGHLAWIRDVYRKTFASTGGVPVIGDATDGCYVNYPDVDLSDPAWNTSKDRWSKLYYKDSYPRLQRVKERWDPLNVFRHRQSVELPASAGDAGQGSGSS; from the coding sequence ATGTCCCACAGCCACGGCATTCCTCCCCTGACCACCGTCAAGCCCTCCGACAAGCGCTACCCAGCCCTCGACCGGGGGTTCAACCAGCGTTGGATCGCCCGTCCCGACTACGTGCGGTTGGTGGCCACACCCGAGGGCGCCGCCCGCGCCCTGTCCGAGGCGGTCAACCGGACGACCGCGGACCTGGACCGCACACGGATCACCGTGCGCTCGGGCGGCCACTGCTACGAGGACTTCGTCTGCGGCGACGACGTCCGCGTGATCCTGGACGTCAGCCCCATGTGCGGGATCGGCTACGACCCCGGACTGGAGGCGTACTGCGTGGAGGCGGGCGCCACCAACTGGCACGCCTACAGCCACCTGTATCCGCTCAGCGGGAAGGCCCTGCCGGGCGGGTCCTGCTACTCGGTCGGCATGGGCGGGCACATCACCGGGGGCGGCTACGGTCTGCTCTCCCGCCAGTACGGGCTCACCGTGGACTACCTGTACGCGGTGGAGGTGGCGGTGGTGCGCCCCGACCGCTCGGTCGAACTCGTCCTGGCCACCCGGGACGACCCCGACCCCGACCGCCGGGAGCTGCTGTGGGCGCACACCGGGGGCGGCGGCGGGAACTTCGGGATCGTCACCCGGTTCTGGTTCCGCGACCTGCCCGAACCCCCGTCGAACGTGCTGCTCAGCGGCCTCTCGTGGAAGTGGTCGGACTTCACCAAGGACGACTTCGCCGCCCTGGTCACGGCGTACGGCGAGTACTTCCGCGACCACCAGGACCCGGACGAGGCGTCCGGCAGGCTCTTCGCGCTGCTCAAGCTCAACCACGTCAGCAACGGGGAGATCGGCCTCGTCGCCCAGGTCGACGCCGACGACCCCGAGGGCGGGCGGGCCATGGAGGAGTTCCTGGACGCCGTCGACGGCCGGATCGCACCGAAGTCCGGGCAGATGACGACCCCCATGGGGGAACACCCCGCGGTCCAGGGCATGCAGACCCCCCGGAGGCTGCCCTGGCTGACGGCCACCCAGGTACTCAACGGCTCCGGCGAGAACCAGTGCGGCAAGTACAAGTCGGCCTACCTGCGCAAACCCTTCAGCCCGGCGCAGATCGAGGCCATGTGGGCCTATCTGGGCAAGGAGCACTACACCGACTACGTCAACAAGGAGGCCCTGATCCAGGTCGACTCCTACGGCGGGGCCGTCAACCAGCCGCCGGCGGACACCGCCGTGCCCCAGCGCGACTCCGTGCTCAAGGTGCAGTACCAGGTCTACTGGAAGCGCACCGAGCCGGAGTCAGCCGTGGCCGGGCACCTGGCGTGGATCCGCGACGTCTACCGCAAGACGTTCGCGTCCACCGGCGGGGTCCCCGTGATCGGAGACGCCACCGACGGGTGCTACGTCAACTACCCGGACGTCGACCTGAGCGACCCGGCCTGGAACACCTCGAAGGACCGCTGGTCGAAGCTCTACTACAAGGACTCCTACCCCCGGCTCCAGCGGGTGAAGGAGCGGTGGGACCCGCTCAACGTGTTCCGGCACCGGCAGTCGGTCGAACTCCCCGCGTCGGCGGGCGATGCCGGTCAGGGCTCCGGATCCTCCTGA